One window from the genome of Blastopirellula retiformator encodes:
- a CDS encoding cytochrome c3 family protein, whose translation MDRFLFPRWVNRLVPLAGAGFVAFAIYGGVVFVFATAPETISIGHAPVQPVPFSHRIHAGQLKMDCRYCHNTVDKAAQAAVPPTATCGNCHSPAGGDGTTKYAAVLTNSPNLEPVHQSIASGESIDWQRVHDLPDFVYFDHSAHVTRGVSCVSCHGRIDTMDVVKQEKTLSMAFCLDCHRNPDSHIRPLDEVTNLAWEAPGSSDDQNAAALLGAEIRKANGINPSTNCSTCHR comes from the coding sequence ATGGACCGTTTCTTATTTCCACGTTGGGTGAACCGTCTAGTGCCGCTCGCTGGCGCCGGTTTCGTAGCGTTTGCCATTTATGGCGGCGTCGTTTTCGTCTTTGCGACGGCGCCCGAGACGATCAGTATCGGGCATGCCCCGGTTCAGCCGGTTCCCTTTAGCCACCGGATACATGCTGGTCAGCTAAAGATGGATTGCCGCTACTGTCACAACACCGTCGATAAGGCGGCTCAAGCGGCCGTTCCGCCGACGGCGACCTGCGGCAACTGCCACAGCCCAGCCGGAGGGGATGGTACGACCAAGTACGCCGCCGTGCTGACCAATAGCCCCAATCTGGAGCCGGTGCACCAGAGCATCGCGTCAGGCGAGTCGATCGACTGGCAACGCGTGCATGATCTGCCCGACTTCGTCTACTTCGACCACAGCGCTCACGTCACGCGTGGCGTTTCCTGCGTCAGCTGCCATGGTCGGATTGACACGATGGATGTCGTGAAGCAGGAAAAGACGCTCTCGATGGCGTTCTGCCTGGACTGCCATCGCAATCCTGACAGTCACATTCGTCCGCTGGACGAAGTGACGAACCTGGCCTGGGAAGCTCCCGGCAGCTCAGACGATCAGAACGCCGCGGCGCTGTTGGGCGCCGAGATTCGCAAAGCTAACGGCATCAATCCTTCCACGAACTGTTCGACGTGTCATCGATGA